A genomic window from Fusarium oxysporum Fo47 chromosome VIII, complete sequence includes:
- a CDS encoding chloride channel — translation MAGQEAEGSEPPSPRTTRRRNPLQRNASTGELDERTPLLTASRSRIRISEQSSTRQQKGSLSRDHSYIGAYHGSRNHSRHPSWSSRLVNALSDRHESSMAESKGTIFPDERMWYDQFTSTDWVHDAIADSYRVKELRSRKDFWGRVRIIFDGAQGWILSALCGFLVALMAYTVDVAESTVFDFKEGYCSKAWYLSRKRCCAEEACEDWVRWAHVVNSPSGDIWRSFAIYMAFVLALALIACWMALWTKTVVPSAYQLTTLDENLAVDEPTQTYDDLNPSESSTPQPQPDPKPENPPMVYYSAAGSGVAEVRVILSGFVLHGFLGARTLIIKMVALILSVASGMSLGKEGPYVHMAACVGNILCRLFSKYDRNDGKRREVISAAAAAGVAVAFGAPLGGVLFGLEEVSYFFPAKTLFRTFFCCIVAALSLKFLNPYGTHKIVLFEVRYLVDWEYFELGSFIFVGIIGGALGALFIKASKYWAQSFRRIQLIKKHPLLEVFLVALVTGLMSYWNALTKLPVAELLLNVASPCEGSSTDWEERALCPGAIDEIPPILFELFVALLIKGFLTVITFGIKVPAGIYVPSMVVGGLMGRIVGHMVQWAVLRVPDWAIWGDCAFSRDGSCIQPGVYGLIAAGATMCGVTRLSVTLAVILFELTGSLDYVLPFSLAILVSKWTADAIEPNSIYDLLTSMNSYPFLDNKHKPIFTEDLADIVPRIRKERIIDITNSPVVPATSLRIKLELLHRAGELDGGLPIVRHGILVGLIPAPDLGYALDQLEDEATNLCLMDHVPSIDEDEGEHDPTDFTPYIDPAPVALDIRSPMDLVYELFAKLGLRYICVLKDGKYAGMVSIC, via the exons ATGGCGggacaagaagcagaaggcTCCGAGCCGCCCTCGCCACGGACTACACGAAGGCGAAATCCTTTACAGCGGAATGCTTCAACAGGAGAACTGGACGAGCGAACCCCCTTGCTCACAGCTTCAAGGTCGCGCATTCGTATCAGTGAGCAAAGCTCGACTCGTCAGCAAAAAGGATCCTTATCGCGGGACCACAGCTACATAG GTGCCTATCATGGCTCTCGAAATCATAGCCGACATCCCTCGTGGAGCTCAAGACTGGTTAACGCCCTGTCCGACCGCCATGAGTCCTCTATGGCCGAATCGAAAGGCACAATTTTCCCTGATGAACGCATGTGGTACGATCAATTCACCAGTACCGACTGGGTGCATGACGCAATCGCCGATTCCTACAGGGTCAAGGAGCTACGGAGTCGTAAGGACTTCTGGGGCAGGGTTCGCATCATCTTTGATGGCGCCCAGGGCTGGATTCTGAGTGCTCTCTGTGGCTTTCTCGTTGCATTGATGGCATACACAGTAGATGTTGCCGAATCTACTGTCTTTGATTTCAAGGAAGGCTACTGCAGCAAAGCTTGGTACCTCAGCAGAAAG AGGTGCTGCGCCGAGGAAGCCTGTGAGGACTGGGTAAGGTGGGCACATGTTGTGAACAGTCCTTCCGGAGACATCTGGAGAAGCTTCGCGATTTACATGGCCTTTGTTCTCGCCCTTGCTCTCATTGCCTGTTGGATGGCACTGTGGACAAAAACAGTTGTCCCATCTGCGTATCAACTGACGACTCTAGACGAGAAcctggctgttgatgaacCCACACAGACATATGACGACTTGAACCCAAGTGAATCTTCGACACCTCAACCGCAACCCGATCCAAAGCCAGAGAATCCCCCTATGGTCTACTATTCTGCAGCTGGCAGTGGAGTTGCCGAGGTTCGCGTTATTCTGAGTGGCTTCGTTTTGCACGGTTTCCTGGGTGCCAGGACCTTGATTATCAAAATGGTAGCACTGATTCTAAGTGTCGCATCCGGTATGAGTCTCGGAAAAGAGGGCCCGTACGTTCACATGGCTGCCTGCGTTGGCAATATCTTGTGTCGATTATTTTCCAAGTACGATCGAAACGATGGAAAGCGAAGAGAGGTTATTtcagcagccgcagccgcagGAGTCGCCGTTGCATTTGGTGCGCCACTAGGCGGAGTACTGTTCGGCCTTGAAGAAGTTTCATACTTCTTCCCTGCGAAAACGCTGTTCCgaaccttcttctgctgtATCGTCGCCGCGCTGTCCCTCAAATTCCTCAACCCCTACGGTACACACAAGATCGTTCTCTTTGAAGTGAGATATCTGGTCGACTGGGAGTATTTCGAGCTTGGAAGCTTCATATTTGTGGGTATCATTGGCGGTGCACTGGGAGCGCTCTTTATCAAAGCCTCCAAATACTGGGCTCAATCCTTCAGAAGGATCCAGCTGATCAAAAAGCACCCTCTGCTGGAGGTATTCCTTGTAGCACTGGTAACGGGATTGATGAGCTATTGGAATGCTCTGACAAAGCTTCCCGTTGCTGAGCTGCTTCTGAATGTCGCATCGCCGTGCGAGGGTTCCAGTACTGACTGGGAAGAACGAGCATTGTGCCCTGGGGCTATTGATGAGATTCCCCCTATTCTGTTTGAACTGTTTGTTGCTCTCTTGATCAAGGGCTTCCTCACCGTTATCACTTTCGGCATT AAAGTTCCTGCTGGAATTTATGTACCATCTATGGTTGTCGGAGGTTTGATGGGCCGGATAGTCGGCCATATGGTGCAGTGGGCCGTGCTACGTGTTCCGGATTGGGCTATCTGGGGAGACTGTGCATTCAGCAGAGACGGTTCGTGCATCCAACCTGGTGTGTATGGTCTCATCGCAGCCGGTGCCACCATGTGTGGTGTGACAAGATTGTCTGTCACACTCGCAGTTATCTTATTCGAGCTCACGGGTAGCCTTGATTATGTCTTGCCCTTCTCTCTCGCGATCCTCGTGTCTAAATGGACAGCTGATGCTATCGAGCCCAACAGCATCTAT GATCTTCTCACCAGCATGAATTCATATCCATTCTTGGACAATAAGCATAAGCCGATCTTTACGGAAGACCTAGCTGACATTGTGCCACGGATTCGCAAAGAACGAATTATTGACATTACGAACTCACCGGTTGTACCTGCTACCAGCTTGAGAATCAAACTCGAGCTTCTACACAGGGCTGGCGAACTCGATGGAGGACTGCCAATTGTGCGACATGGTATTTTGGTTGGGCTGATTCCTGCACCTGATCTTGGATATGCTCTTGATCAGTTAGAAGACGAAGCAACGAATCTTTGCCTCATGGATCACGTTCCTAGCattgacgaagatgagggaGAACATGACCCCACAGACTTTACACCTTACATAGATCCT GCACCCGTGGCGCTGGATATCAGATCACCAATGGACTTGGTTTATGAGCTTTTCGCGAAGCTCGGACTCAGGTACATCTGTGTGCTGAAAGACGGCAAATA
- a CDS encoding rRNA-processing protein SAS10 codes for MAKKRKASGRSNALSGPKELDPSEARLGPITTYEDVADSEDEYFMNRDQILLDEAPDSKRRRKEDDDIELSDEEVLGYEDSHSEEEDDRDDQPRKNKGSASKDAVSDDEAGQEEEEGDSGWWGSSRNDYYNADNIETEADALEEEVEAKRLQQKKLSKMAEEDFIFDGDEWLAEGQEHGEGEETITEVLKEVEITDDMSPEERYTTLKNRYPEFEPLVKEFQNLQPTLVDLQKSAQGLSGQSLEAVKYWVAGCYVAALASYFAILTSPARDNAKVQKTIDPTELRDHEVMETLMNCRETWQKVKDLTSTKSFDGDAISDIDDDALMQGVENLEAEVKRTKKSKKSSKQEKAAAEKLARKLEKVKAGEAAVADLYDLPLPGKKSKKSKKAVAIEQDDDNSDFGEEDVLDERTAAEKAARKKSLKFYTSQIVQKANKRAGAGRDAGGDMDIPHRERLRDRAARLNAEAERRGQKNSKLGADLDDNSDDEDTTTAKTVRDNEDEYYDMVAQKSKKNKEDKAARYAAYAAASKADRVVEKEELGEDGKRKITYAIEKNKGLAPKRSKDVRNPRVKKRKQYEAKQKKLKSMKPVWQGGEPKGGYQGELSGINTAVVKSTRL; via the coding sequence ATGGCtaaaaagagaaaggcatCAGGGCGCAGTAATGCGCTATCAGGCCCCAAAGAACTTGATCCTTCGGAAGCCCGCCTTGGACCTATCACTACCTATGAGGATGTTGCCGACTCAGAAGACGAGTACTTCATGAACCGAGACCAAATACTGCTCGACGAAGCGCCAGATTCGAAACGTCgaaggaaagaagatgacgatatcgagcTGTCCGATGAAGAGGTTCTTGGATACGAGGACTCCCActcagaagaggaggacgaCCGGGATGATCAACCGCGTAAAAACAAGGGCTCAGCATCCAAAGATGCAGTCTCAGATGACGAAGCTGGccaggaagaggaggagggcgaTTCCGGTTGGTGGGGATCCTCAAGAAACGACTACTACAATGCCGACAATATCGAGACCGAGGCCGATGctctcgaagaagaagtggaagcCAAGCGTCttcagcagaagaagctttCCAAGATGGCTGAGGAAGATTTCATTTTTGATGGTGACGAGTGGCTAGCCGAGGGCCAAGAACATGGTGAGGGCGAGGAGACGATCACAGAAGTCCTGAAGGAAGTTGAGATCACCGACGACATGAGCCCCGAAGAGCGATATACAACTCTCAAGAACCGTTATCCCGAATTCGAGCCCCTCGTCAAGGAATTCCAGAACCTGCAACCTACTTTGGTGGATTTGCAAAAGTCAGCCCAGGGTCTCTCGGGCCAATCACTAGAAGCCGTCAAGTACTGGGTGGCCGGCTGTTACGTTGCTGCTCTCGCGAGCTATTTTGCCATCCTGACATCTCCAGCAAGAGATAACGCAAAGGTGCAGAAAACTATTGATCCTACCGAGCTACGGGACCACGAGGTCATGGAGACCTTGATGAATTGTCGAGAGACATGGCAAAAGGTCAAGGATCTTACGTCAACCAAGAGTTTCGATGGCGACGCTATTTCAGATATCGACGATGATGCATTGATGCAGGGTGTTGAGAATCTGGAGGCTGAGGTgaagagaacaaagaagagcaagaagtcgtcgaagcaagaaaaggctgctgctgagaaaCTGGCGCGAAAGCTggagaaggtcaaggctggAGAAGCAGCTGTTGCTGATCTATATGATCTACCTCTTCCCGGCAAGAAATccaagaagtccaagaaaGCTGTTGCTATCGAACAAGACGATGACAATTCCGACTTTGGTGAAGAGGACGTTCTTGATGAGCGAACCGCAGCTGAGAAGGCCGCCCGCAAGAAGAGTCTCAAGTTCTACACATCTCAAATCGTACAGAAGGCGAACAAGCGTGCTGGCGCTGGAAGGGATGCCGGTGGTGATATGGATATTCCTCACCGTGAACGACTTCGAGACCGTGCGGCGCGTCTCAACGCTGAGGCTGAGCGACGTGGACAGAAGAACTCCAAGCTTGGAGCAGACCTTGACGATAAcagtgacgatgaggacACCACAACGGCCAAGACTGTTCGTGACAATGAAGATGAGTACTACGATATGGTGGCACAAAagtcaaagaagaacaaggaggaCAAGGCCGCCCGCTACGCAGCATACGCTGCTGCCAGCAAGGCAGATCGAgttgtcgagaaggaggagcttgGTGAAGATGGCAAGCGTAAGATCACATATGCTatcgagaagaacaagggtcTAGCGCCCAAGCGAAGCAAGGACGTTAGGAACCCCAGAGtcaagaagcgcaagcaGTACGAGGCGAAGCaaaagaagttgaagagcatGAAGCCTGTTTGGCAAGGCGGCGAGCCCAAGGGAGGATACCAAGGAGAGCTGTCAGGTATCAACACAGCTGTTGTCAAGAGCACAAGACTATAG